Genomic window (Cellulosilyticum lentocellum DSM 5427):
GAAGGTGCTCTGGCTTTTCCCACAGAGATACATAGTCTGTTACAAGACCAATCAGCCCTACTTTTAAACCATTTTCTAAGGTATGAATCACATAAGGCTTTAACCCAAGTTCCCCTTTATGATCAATGACATTAGCAAGTAAACACGCCGCATTTAAATGACTAAGATATCTATGCGCACCTTTATAATCGTAATTAAAATCATGATTACCCAGTGTCACATAATCATACCCTGCTGTGTTAAAGACTTCTGAAATAGCACAGCCATCTGCTTGATTTTCCCACATATATTTAGCAAAAGCCGATCCTTGAATGGTATCCCCTCCATCTAAAATAAGGGTATTACCATCTTTTTCAAAAGACTTACTGCAGCTTAACACGCCCATGGGTTTTTCTTCTTTGTTCACATAGTCTGTAGGGAAAAGATAACCATGCGTATCTGATGTATAATAAATTTTAAGTCGTCTTTCCAATCACCTTACCCCCTAGCCAGTTTAACACGGATTTTACCTGAAATAAATTCGATGACTAAAACTAAAATAATAAGACCTGCTAGAATTGCACCTACTTCATTCCATCTATAGGCATTCATAGCAAAAATAAGTGGTGCACCGATACCACCTGCTCCTACAAGTCCAAGAACAGTAGCATCTCTAAGGTTCATATCAAAACGATAAATAATAGTTGATGCAAAGTCTGGCATAAGTTGTGGTAAAATCCCATATCTAATTTTTTGGAAGGTAGTACATCCACATGCATCTAATGACTCTAATATTTTAATATCCATATCTTCAATGGATTCAATATACATTTTTGAAACCATTCCTATAGAACAAAGAGACATGGTTAAAAGTCCTGCAAAAGGACCTGGTCCTGTTACCCTAATGAACATAAGCCCATATACAAAAGCAGGTATTGTTCTTACTGCCATGATAATAAGTCGGCCTATTAAGGCAACAGGCTTCGGTACAATGTTTGTTGCACTAAGGAATGCAATTGGCACAGCAAGTATAGCTCCTACAATTGTTCCTAAGAAAGCAATACACATTGTTTCTAATAAAAGATACGGTACACCTTGATTTGTAAAGTTAAATAATAGCTCTGGATCTGGCGTAAAGATACCAACTAAAATATTTTTGGCAATATCCATGCCTCCTTGCGCTAGCCCTGTAAACTTAACTGCACTACTAGACCAAGCCACAAGAATCACAAAAACAAGTGCACAAATGATTTGAAAAACCCATGTTTTAGGTTGTCTTTCTAATTGTTTTTTAATTTCTGCATTCATCTCGTTCCCCTCCTTATTAAGTTAATTTCTTACGCAGATAATGACTGATACCTTCTATAATCATAACTGCTATAAATAGGGTAACAAGAATCATTCCAACACTGCTGTACTCTCTCCAACCAATTTTTTCATTTAAAATAAGTCCAAGACCACCTGCACCTACATATCCTAGAATAGATGCATAA
Coding sequences:
- the phnE gene encoding phosphonate ABC transporter, permease protein PhnE codes for the protein MNAEIKKQLERQPKTWVFQIICALVFVILVAWSSSAVKFTGLAQGGMDIAKNILVGIFTPDPELLFNFTNQGVPYLLLETMCIAFLGTIVGAILAVPIAFLSATNIVPKPVALIGRLIIMAVRTIPAFVYGLMFIRVTGPGPFAGLLTMSLCSIGMVSKMYIESIEDMDIKILESLDACGCTTFQKIRYGILPQLMPDFASTIIYRFDMNLRDATVLGLVGAGGIGAPLIFAMNAYRWNEVGAILAGLIILVLVIEFISGKIRVKLARG